The Lampris incognitus isolate fLamInc1 chromosome 17, fLamInc1.hap2, whole genome shotgun sequence genome contains a region encoding:
- the LOC130127181 gene encoding parvalbumin-like EF-hand-containing protein, whose amino-acid sequence MANDFGPQVKKVALAMGTSLTDQDVERMPREMRTQGNFNYCKFLEYMRQFKTSEQQEEATRRAFEMLDQDGSGYIEWNEIKYILSTVPNSTPSAPLSDEEAEAVIQAVDTDGDGRIDFRDENPLQVFRARSAFIFASKLSSIVRKKI is encoded by the exons ATGGCGAATGACTTTGGCCCGCAGGTGAAGAAAGTGGCTCTTGCCATGGGCACGTCTCTAACAGACCAAGACGTTGAACGCATGCCACGGGAGATGAGAACTCA AGGCAACTTCAACTACTGCAAGTTTCTGGAGTACATGAGGCAGTTTAAGACTTCTGAACAGCAGGAGGAGGCTACTAGGAGGGCCTTTGAAATGCTGGACCAAGATGGAAGTGGCTACATAGAGTGGAACGAGATCAA GTACATTCTGTCAACTGTGCCGAACTCAACCCCCTCAGCGCCTCTTTCTGATGAGGAGGCGGAGGCCGTGATCCAGGCAGTGGACACAGATGGAGACGGACGCATTGACTTCAGAGATGAGAACCCCCTTCAGGTTTTCCGTGCACGGAGTGCTTTTATCTTTGCCTCAAAGCTCTCGAGCATTGttagaaaaaaaatctaa